The window CAAAGGCATCGTTTACATCGCTAACGTCCTTAAACTCGCTGAATAGGTCAAACTTCATCACCTTTTGTTCCGGGTCCATGATCATTCGCATGTTAAATGGCTCCAATTTTTTCAATTTCTCTTGCTCTTCAAGCGGCAATTGAGCAATACTGTCCTTTTTTTCCTCTAAAAAGTCTTTGAAAGAGATAATAGAGTCAATGGGCTTTTCATTGGTCTTGGTCAACTCATCGCCTGCCATATCCATCATTTCCGAACCGTCAAAATTAATGGAGAGTCGACCCGAACCATCCTCTTGCAAATGGATTTCTTCCGTAAAATTACAGGACGCGGCCAAAAGGATTATAGTCGCGAGTATGGCATATTGAATTTTTTTCATGGTAGTTGTTTTATGGTTAGTGATACCTCTTCTGAGCTTTGTTCGATTGTATTTTGAACGATAAAAGTATCATAATCGGGCAACACCTACAATCACCACAGGTAAATTTAGATGAAAAGCCATCCAATCATAAAATCAGAAGAATTATTAATTCGGATTGTTCAAAATGACCAGGGCTGCAATTACCCCGGGAACCCACCCGCAAAGCGTCAATAAAAAAACAATAAGAATAGAACCGCAGCCCTTGCCGATTACGGACAATGGGGGGAATAGAATGGCCAATAGCACTCTCCAAAAACTCATAGGTATTCGATTTGATTGATGATACTTATAGGTAGTGAAAATGGGTGCTTTGTTACAGAAAACCACTATTTTTAACCAAAATCGGATACCAAATGCGGTTTTTCATACAAATCCTACTTGTTTTCAGCTCATCAATGCTATGGGGGCAATTCCATTTCTCGGGTCAGGTGTCTCAAGAACATGCCGGCAACCCCATTTACCTTTCCTTGGTGGAAGACTATCGCAAATCTTCAAGGGTATATGTAGATCAAATTGTGCAAAAAGCAACGGTCGATTCCTTGGGCCATTTTGCTTTTGAAGGGGACAACCTCAATGTGCAAAACCGTATCTACCGAATCCATTTGGACGGTTGTTCGGACAATACTGGGACCAATCATTTCTTGGGCAGATGCAACAATAGCCAGAATGTGCTATTTATCGCCAATAACACAGACACCTTGCAGTTTCCTACCTCTTTTGAGGACCAATCGCTATGCACGATAGCCTCTACCAACCCAAATTCTGAATTGCTTTTGGAAATAGAGGAACTCAAAGGCCAAATGGCCTTCGACTTTTCGGATTATCCTTCCGAAGCCAGCAAGAAACTGAACTTGGACAAATGGTTCAAGACCCTTCACACCTTTGGAGAAGAAGCCAACGAGCCGTTGGCAGAACTCTACATTTACGATTTTTTGTCCGACAAACGAAACGAAACCTTTCGGTTCTATCTGGATGACCTCACCACAAATGAATACTACGAAAACCTCTCCGAACGATTGGTCAGCACCTATCCCACGGCCACATTTACGCAACAATACGAGGCTGAAATCACCACGGATAGGGAACTGGCGGGATTCAATCGTCCAAAATCTTCCAAATGGAATCGGACCATTATTGCTCTTTTGGCGGTTTCCCTTTTAGGGAATATCCTGTTTTTTCTTGGTAAACGGAAAAAGAACCAGACTTCACAATTAATTGAAAGACTAACTCCCCAAGAGCAAAAAATTCTTCATTTAATGCTGGAGAATAAAACCAACAAAGAGATCGCCTCGGCGCTTTTTGTGAGCGTGAGCACCATCAAAACACACATCAACAACCTGTACAAAAAATTGGAGGTTACATCGCGTGAGGAGATGGCGGTTAAAGTCAAGCGGCGCTAACTTGCGAAAAAGCACTGATGGATTACTAGGCTGAAATAGGACGCACCTGAATCTGACCGCCGATGGCTTTTAATACCTTTAAGATGGTGGCAAATTGAGGTTTTGAACCTTCAGATAAAGCTTTGTACAAGCTAGGTCTGCTCAGCCCGGTTTCTTCAGAAATTTTTGTCATTCCAATAGCTTTGGCCACATGTCCAATAGCCGTTATCACATCACCACTATCTCCTTCTTCCAAAACGGTATTGAGGTATTCGGCAATCATTTCTTGATTATCCAAGTAATCTGCGATGTCAAATTTTGAGGTTCCCATTCTTAATAGTTTAACTTATTCCAGATTTCTTTTGCTTTTTTTATGTCCTTTTCTTGAGAAGACTTATCCCCGCCTGCCAATAAAACAATTATTTTGCCTTTTCGTTCTTTAAAATAGATTTGATAGCCCTTGGCAAAATGGATTCGTATTTCCCTGATTCCATCACCAACACTTTTGCAGTCGCCAAAATGTCCATTTTCTTCAATCTTTTGGATCCGAAACAAAATCTTGGCCCTTGCTTTTAGATCCTTCAATTTTCTAAGCCACTTGTCAAATTCGTCCGTCTTTTCGATAAAGAACATTAAAAACTGTATCCATTTGGATACAAATATACATATCTCTAATGATTTTTCATCAATCAAAAAGTCTTCATATCCATCCAAAAACAGAGTCAACAACTCAAAATAATCAATCTCAACCCCCGGTCTAGTCCCCATTTCCAACTGGCATTTCTTCTCCCAGACCTTGATTATAGTGAATTTGGCCGCCAAACCATAAATCACTGAAAATCATGAAACGAGTATTGACCATTTTATGTTTACTAAGCTTCATCAAAATTTCCGCACAAGAATTCAACAAGGAAGTCACCACGGAAAAGGGGAACACCTTTTTAATTGGACAGATCAATTTAGAAGGATTGCAATCCCAACCCTACGCCAGTTGGTTCCAAAGTGGATTCGACAACTACAAAGCAGACGAAACCTTGACAACTTTACTGCAAGAAAAACTGGCCGACTACCGGATTAAATTATTTTTGGGTACTTGGTGCGGGGATAGCAAAAGGGAAACTCCCAAATTCATCAAAATACTGGAGACCGCAGATTTCCCCATGGAGCAATT is drawn from Flagellimonas sp. MMG031 and contains these coding sequences:
- a CDS encoding addiction module antidote protein, producing the protein MGTSKFDIADYLDNQEMIAEYLNTVLEEGDSGDVITAIGHVAKAIGMTKISEETGLSRPSLYKALSEGSKPQFATILKVLKAIGGQIQVRPISA
- a CDS encoding LuxR C-terminal-related transcriptional regulator, translated to MRFFIQILLVFSSSMLWGQFHFSGQVSQEHAGNPIYLSLVEDYRKSSRVYVDQIVQKATVDSLGHFAFEGDNLNVQNRIYRIHLDGCSDNTGTNHFLGRCNNSQNVLFIANNTDTLQFPTSFEDQSLCTIASTNPNSELLLEIEELKGQMAFDFSDYPSEASKKLNLDKWFKTLHTFGEEANEPLAELYIYDFLSDKRNETFRFYLDDLTTNEYYENLSERLVSTYPTATFTQQYEAEITTDRELAGFNRPKSSKWNRTIIALLAVSLLGNILFFLGKRKKNQTSQLIERLTPQEQKILHLMLENKTNKEIASALFVSVSTIKTHINNLYKKLEVTSREEMAVKVKRR
- a CDS encoding type II toxin-antitoxin system RelE/ParE family toxin, coding for MGTRPGVEIDYFELLTLFLDGYEDFLIDEKSLEICIFVSKWIQFLMFFIEKTDEFDKWLRKLKDLKARAKILFRIQKIEENGHFGDCKSVGDGIREIRIHFAKGYQIYFKERKGKIIVLLAGGDKSSQEKDIKKAKEIWNKLNY
- a CDS encoding YqaE/Pmp3 family membrane protein; translation: MSFWRVLLAILFPPLSVIGKGCGSILIVFLLTLCGWVPGVIAALVILNNPN
- a CDS encoding thioredoxin family protein produces the protein MKRVLTILCLLSFIKISAQEFNKEVTTEKGNTFLIGQINLEGLQSQPYASWFQSGFDNYKADETLTTLLQEKLADYRIKLFLGTWCGDSKRETPKFIKILETADFPMEQLEIIALDYRKGHYKTSPTGEEKGLNIIKVPTIIFFKDGKEVNRIVESPLESLEEDMAQIIFQKGYTPNYAY